A single region of the Chitinophaga niabensis genome encodes:
- a CDS encoding RagB/SusD family nutrient uptake outer membrane protein produces the protein MKTRFILQLLIIPLLMTGCLKDVDPSDSLTTGTLTGTKEGLQQGLNGAYALFKDHVSFNGTVDGNNMYLRQYFQMSDFAGDDIVCGQTTTDPLFYSFSGDHTATQTNSRYFWYISYKIINDVNTVLESAEKIANPDESIKQLIGECYFLRAFCHFNLVRLYAKPYTHDPAAAGIILRTSVSDPGQKARATVAEVYNSVVADAEKGAGLMAQPRGVQFASKEAAWALLSRAYLYKEANDSTIYYADKVIGSNRFTLETAASFPSLFANALTGKETIFCVAFTAADDYGKAGSIASMLYSDGNSGWGEEYASQSLRDTMSGHMEDVRWSYIKPLKVGNVIQKKNGIDIYYISKFSFQGGSPTLSSPIMFRLAEMYLNKAEAMAKSNNAAGALAAVDVIRQNRGLENSLYNGVLPAGKTALQTVLKERRIELAFEGHRNYDVYRNKQDLNRTYWGYHLPGLKESDINLAVNPTNYANMITKWDNNRIIYYIPIDEIQTNKLCGQNP, from the coding sequence ATGAAAACAAGATTCATTTTACAACTACTTATTATACCGCTGTTAATGACCGGCTGCCTGAAAGATGTGGATCCCAGCGATTCCCTCACCACTGGTACTTTAACAGGGACCAAAGAAGGATTGCAGCAGGGGCTGAATGGTGCCTATGCTTTGTTCAAAGACCATGTGTCTTTCAACGGAACGGTAGACGGGAATAACATGTATCTGCGCCAGTATTTCCAGATGAGTGATTTTGCAGGAGATGATATTGTATGTGGCCAAACCACCACGGACCCGCTGTTTTACAGTTTCTCCGGGGACCATACCGCTACACAAACCAACAGCCGCTACTTCTGGTATATCTCTTATAAGATCATCAATGATGTAAATACCGTACTGGAGTCCGCAGAGAAGATCGCGAACCCGGATGAAAGCATCAAACAGCTGATCGGGGAATGTTATTTCTTAAGGGCCTTCTGTCATTTTAACCTCGTAAGGTTATATGCCAAACCCTACACACACGATCCGGCAGCTGCAGGCATTATCTTACGCACTTCTGTAAGTGATCCGGGACAAAAAGCAAGGGCCACTGTTGCGGAAGTATATAACTCCGTTGTAGCGGATGCAGAAAAGGGTGCAGGGCTGATGGCCCAGCCCCGGGGTGTACAGTTTGCTTCCAAAGAAGCTGCATGGGCTTTGCTTTCCAGGGCATACCTCTACAAAGAGGCGAACGACAGTACTATTTATTATGCAGACAAAGTGATCGGCTCTAATCGTTTTACATTAGAGACCGCCGCAAGTTTTCCTTCCCTGTTTGCGAATGCGCTCACCGGCAAAGAAACCATCTTCTGTGTGGCTTTTACCGCCGCGGATGATTATGGAAAGGCGGGTTCCATTGCTTCCATGTTGTATTCAGATGGTAACTCCGGATGGGGAGAAGAATATGCTTCCCAATCATTACGTGATACCATGTCCGGCCATATGGAAGACGTAAGATGGTCTTACATCAAACCCCTGAAAGTGGGAAATGTGATCCAGAAGAAGAATGGCATTGATATCTATTACATCAGCAAATTCTCCTTCCAGGGAGGAAGCCCTACGCTGAGTTCTCCTATTATGTTCCGCCTTGCGGAAATGTACCTGAACAAAGCAGAGGCGATGGCGAAATCCAATAATGCTGCCGGCGCACTGGCGGCTGTGGATGTGATCCGCCAGAACCGTGGTTTGGAAAATTCATTATATAACGGAGTACTGCCTGCCGGTAAAACTGCACTGCAAACCGTATTGAAAGAAAGACGTATAGAACTGGCCTTTGAAGGACACCGCAATTATGATGTGTACCGTAATAAACAGGACCTGAACAGAACATACTGGGGGTATCATTTACCGGGGTTGAAGGAATCAGATATCAACCTGGCCGTAAATCCCACCAACTACGCCAATATGATCACAAAATGGGATAATAACCGCATCATCTATTACATTCCGATAGATGAGATACAGACCAACAAACTCTGTGGACAGAATCCCTGA
- a CDS encoding PKD domain-containing protein: MKIIKYILLLPLIAGCKKDEVKPEADIFYTVDIADKTVTFTNETSGAVSYRWEFGDGATSTEQSPVHTYPEKGKYVPTLYATTKDGRVSEGSTVIYIAKTSPVKLNDNSLADWDNVSQYVLTSGAGEKFFRKAKFDYDASYVYVYLEVNSTEANGDIYDFYLDTDNSTTTGLLTSIPDGGYDVLLEGNILGDWLDAFNHKGAQNAFSFEPSGATEHFQVGTKVQSGGVLKFEMRIVRSKIKNLAATTAFRVGIMATKSDWSAGLGQIPDAGQPSLLINFE; the protein is encoded by the coding sequence ATGAAGATCATTAAATATATTCTCCTGCTGCCACTGATAGCCGGTTGTAAAAAGGACGAAGTAAAACCGGAAGCAGATATTTTTTATACCGTTGACATAGCAGATAAAACGGTAACCTTCACCAACGAAACCAGTGGTGCCGTTTCCTACCGCTGGGAATTCGGGGATGGGGCTACTTCCACAGAACAAAGCCCTGTACACACGTACCCTGAAAAAGGTAAATATGTGCCCACTTTATATGCCACCACTAAAGATGGCCGCGTATCTGAAGGCTCCACAGTGATCTACATTGCCAAAACATCGCCCGTGAAACTGAATGATAATTCACTGGCAGACTGGGATAACGTATCGCAATACGTACTTACTTCCGGTGCCGGTGAAAAATTCTTCCGCAAAGCGAAGTTCGATTACGATGCATCCTATGTATATGTATACCTGGAAGTGAACAGTACAGAAGCCAACGGAGATATCTACGACTTTTACCTGGATACAGATAATAGCACCACTACGGGTTTGCTGACCAGTATTCCCGATGGCGGATACGATGTACTGCTGGAAGGAAATATCCTTGGGGACTGGCTGGATGCCTTCAACCACAAAGGAGCACAAAACGCCTTCTCTTTTGAACCCAGTGGTGCAACAGAACATTTCCAGGTAGGTACTAAAGTACAGAGCGGCGGTGTGCTGAAGTTTGAAATGCGTATCGTTCGTTCCAAGATCAAAAATTTAGCTGCTACCACCGCCTTCCGTGTAGGTATCATGGCCACAAAAAGCGACTGGTCTGCCGGATTAGGCCAGATACCTGATGCCGGGCAACCCTCTCTCCTGATCAACTTTGAATAA
- a CDS encoding acyltransferase family protein, with the protein MTTTLKPEGRLLSLDVMRGMIMIFLAAESANLYHAIEDLQPGVLIDQFFHHPWHGLRFWDLIQPAFMFMAGTAMYIAVERKRSKGVSERDNFKHIAIRSLKLFLLGTGLHCIYAGKLVWELWNVLTQLSFTTLVAYFLIRRSFTVQIGAALFMIILNDVLYRTILMPGFDQPFVQGHNFGAYMDTLFMGKINNGGWVTINCIPTAAHTILGVTAGKLLMSSRSSAFKIKTLIISGLIALALGYAVDLSGISPIIKRISTGGFVLTSLGYVTLILAALYWWIDIKDHKKYTWIAVVVGMNSIFIYIFFETVGYQWVNGAVGIFVKGGLGFLSIPENWQTLGSAIAVLLLEWYLCYWLYQKKIFFKL; encoded by the coding sequence ATGACCACTACCTTAAAACCGGAAGGAAGATTATTATCCTTAGACGTCATGCGGGGCATGATCATGATCTTCCTCGCTGCCGAAAGCGCCAATCTCTACCACGCTATAGAAGACTTACAACCAGGTGTACTGATAGATCAGTTCTTTCACCATCCCTGGCATGGCCTGCGTTTCTGGGACCTGATACAACCTGCCTTTATGTTCATGGCCGGCACGGCGATGTACATAGCCGTAGAACGTAAAAGGAGCAAGGGTGTATCCGAACGGGATAATTTTAAACACATTGCCATACGGAGCCTGAAGTTATTCCTCCTGGGCACCGGCCTGCATTGTATTTATGCGGGCAAACTGGTATGGGAACTCTGGAACGTGCTCACACAATTATCCTTTACCACACTGGTGGCTTATTTCCTGATCAGGAGATCCTTCACTGTACAGATAGGTGCCGCATTGTTCATGATCATCCTCAATGATGTACTCTACAGGACCATCCTGATGCCGGGTTTTGATCAGCCATTTGTACAGGGGCATAATTTCGGGGCTTATATGGATACGTTGTTCATGGGTAAGATCAATAACGGAGGGTGGGTAACGATCAACTGCATTCCCACCGCTGCGCATACCATTTTAGGGGTAACCGCAGGAAAGCTATTAATGAGTTCCCGGTCTTCCGCGTTTAAAATAAAAACCCTCATCATATCCGGCCTGATTGCCTTAGCGCTTGGTTATGCGGTTGACCTGAGTGGTATTTCCCCTATTATCAAACGCATCAGCACCGGCGGATTTGTTTTAACCTCCCTGGGTTATGTTACCCTCATCCTTGCAGCCCTGTATTGGTGGATAGATATAAAAGACCATAAGAAATATACCTGGATTGCCGTGGTAGTGGGCATGAATTCCATTTTCATCTACATCTTCTTTGAAACCGTAGGGTATCAATGGGTTAATGGGGCCGTGGGTATTTTTGTGAAAGGAGGTTTGGGCTTTTTAAGCATCCCCGAAAACTGGCAGACCCTTGGTTCGGCAATAGCCGTACTGCTGTTAGAATGGTATCTTTGTTACTGGCTGTATCAGAAAAAGATCTTTTTTAAGTTGTAA
- a CDS encoding RidA family protein, with product MTYQPIEPTGAAYSQAYAVSSPKRFVFVSGQVPEDERGYIPDNFRDQCRLTWQNIEARLKNAGMTLENIVKITIFLASRQFREENFEIRNEVLGDHQPAMTIVIAGIYDDQWLLEIEVVAAD from the coding sequence ATGACCTATCAGCCAATTGAGCCAACGGGCGCAGCCTATTCGCAGGCTTATGCAGTAAGCAGTCCAAAACGATTTGTATTTGTAAGCGGCCAGGTGCCGGAAGACGAACGGGGTTATATTCCCGATAATTTCCGGGACCAGTGCAGGCTTACCTGGCAGAACATTGAGGCCCGCCTGAAAAATGCCGGCATGACGCTGGAAAACATTGTAAAGATCACCATCTTCCTGGCCAGCCGCCAGTTCCGAGAAGAGAATTTCGAGATCAGGAATGAAGTGCTGGGCGATCATCAACCCGCTATGACCATTGTGATCGCCGGGATCTATGATGATCAGTGGTTATTGGAGATAGAGGTAGTAGCCGCAGATTAA
- a CDS encoding DNA alkylation repair protein translates to MASLLKEIYSKEFYEGFSTILIQHIPSFSKKEFLKRIFTKDFELKELKERMRHTTTVLHSFFPEDYAATTQLLGKIISSLRENDFGEDSLAFMILPDYIEVYGLEHYQHSVKALEQVTQFVSCEFAVRPFLLKYGEKMMQQMTKWSLHKNHKVRRLSSEGMRPKLPWAMAVPALKKDPLPVLALLENLKNDPSEWVRRSVANNLNDISKDHPQLVLNIAKKWKGIGKETDAIIKHGCRTLLKQGHAEILQYYGLDGGNIQLSNFKILTPKVKIGDALAFSFSIRNNNTTTQTVRLEYAIYYRKANGHLSKKVFKISEKPYGPGEQAEILRKQKFILITTRTFYAGKHEMSVIINGQEKITGEFLLV, encoded by the coding sequence ATGGCCAGTTTACTGAAAGAAATTTACTCCAAAGAATTCTACGAAGGATTTTCAACTATACTTATACAACATATTCCTTCCTTTTCTAAAAAGGAATTCCTCAAGCGCATCTTCACGAAAGATTTTGAGCTGAAGGAATTAAAAGAAAGAATGAGGCACACTACTACGGTGCTTCATTCTTTCTTTCCGGAAGATTATGCTGCTACCACCCAGCTTTTAGGAAAGATCATCAGCTCCCTGCGGGAAAACGATTTCGGGGAAGACAGCCTGGCCTTTATGATCCTGCCTGATTATATAGAGGTGTATGGCCTGGAACATTACCAGCATTCAGTTAAGGCACTGGAGCAGGTTACACAGTTTGTAAGTTGTGAATTTGCAGTAAGGCCTTTCCTCTTAAAGTATGGAGAGAAGATGATGCAGCAGATGACGAAATGGTCCCTACACAAAAATCATAAAGTAAGGCGGTTGAGCAGTGAAGGGATGCGCCCTAAATTACCCTGGGCGATGGCTGTTCCTGCATTAAAGAAAGATCCATTGCCTGTGCTGGCCTTATTGGAAAACCTGAAGAATGATCCTTCGGAATGGGTTAGGCGCAGTGTAGCGAACAACCTCAATGATATTTCAAAAGATCATCCCCAGCTGGTGTTGAACATTGCTAAAAAATGGAAAGGGATCGGGAAGGAAACGGATGCTATTATCAAACATGGCTGCCGTACTTTACTGAAGCAGGGACATGCAGAGATATTGCAGTACTATGGATTGGATGGGGGCAATATACAACTCAGTAACTTTAAAATACTCACACCGAAAGTGAAGATAGGTGATGCCCTGGCATTCTCATTTTCGATCCGTAACAATAACACGACTACACAAACCGTGCGGCTGGAATATGCGATCTATTACAGGAAGGCCAATGGGCATTTGTCCAAAAAAGTGTTTAAGATCAGCGAGAAACCATACGGGCCGGGTGAGCAGGCGGAGATCCTCAGGAAGCAGAAATTTATCCTGATCACTACACGAACGTTCTATGCGGGAAAGCATGAGATGTCTGTTATCATCAACGGGCAGGAGAAGATAACAGGGGAGTTCTTATTAGTGTAG
- a CDS encoding glycoside hydrolase family 2 protein, whose protein sequence is MKRIILLAVVIMWTVSTYAQSLNGDWSFALDPQKIGEQDGWTAPTFPDNKLDKVTVPHSYSVDKRFFFYTGNAWYFRKFDAQPLKPGYKAFINFDAVFYKCEIWLNGHKVGGHEGGYTPFTIDVTQHLRQKNTLSIKVDNSWDSTTIPGSRTRDSNYNAPGAQLYPWINYGGITKPVALQIRPSTYVHHLKIEAEPDLKKGTARIFIRTDGAFINLYSGGQKLPASFKPVNGGLQVTLPAKDVQLWSHDNPYLYMAEVISGEDTVRSNFGIRKIEVKNAQLLLNGQTVKMGGCNRPADYPGQGSLDPNHVLQQDLTLIKSSGMELSRIAHHAVSKDLLDWADKHGMLIITEAGNWQLSPKQMADPLIREKFRSQMKEMVERDWNHPSVIAYSLGNEFYSHRAEGQAWVRDMAQFARELDATRLITFASNIVFRDYIKKPEDEASQYVDFVSANVYAKHAEWVARIHELYPSKPVYISEFGIMATVNKTEQDRIKYLQDAIAVFRKADYVVGASIWTYNDYLSRYPQTNPDGYRSWGIVTPDRQLRESYNIIQKEFSPALIEIVSNLGGKLTVRIKSRADFPAYTLKGYKVKHGDQTLNLPVMQPGDTQTLTFNTGNGPVELIKPGDFVILRQKL, encoded by the coding sequence ATGAAGCGAATTATTCTTTTGGCGGTTGTGATCATGTGGACTGTCTCTACATATGCACAGTCGCTAAACGGCGACTGGTCCTTTGCCCTGGACCCACAGAAAATCGGGGAACAGGATGGATGGACAGCACCAACATTTCCGGATAACAAGCTGGATAAAGTAACAGTACCGCATTCTTATTCTGTTGATAAACGGTTCTTCTTCTATACCGGTAATGCCTGGTATTTCAGGAAATTTGATGCACAACCGCTGAAACCAGGCTATAAAGCTTTCATCAATTTTGATGCAGTGTTTTATAAATGCGAGATCTGGCTGAACGGACATAAAGTGGGTGGTCATGAAGGAGGGTATACCCCTTTCACTATAGATGTAACACAACATCTCCGGCAAAAGAATACCCTTTCCATCAAAGTAGATAATTCATGGGATAGCACTACTATTCCCGGTTCCAGAACAAGGGATTCAAACTATAATGCTCCCGGCGCACAGTTGTACCCCTGGATCAATTACGGTGGGATCACCAAACCTGTTGCTTTGCAGATCAGGCCTTCCACATACGTACACCATCTGAAAATAGAAGCAGAACCCGATCTGAAAAAGGGTACTGCACGGATCTTTATCCGCACGGATGGCGCCTTCATTAACCTCTATAGCGGCGGGCAAAAATTACCTGCCAGCTTTAAACCGGTAAATGGAGGCTTACAGGTTACCCTTCCTGCAAAAGATGTACAGCTATGGAGCCACGATAATCCGTATCTGTATATGGCAGAAGTAATAAGCGGAGAAGATACGGTAAGAAGTAATTTCGGGATCCGGAAAATTGAAGTAAAGAATGCGCAGTTGCTATTGAACGGGCAGACGGTAAAAATGGGCGGTTGTAACCGGCCAGCTGATTATCCGGGCCAGGGATCGCTTGATCCAAACCATGTATTGCAGCAAGACCTTACCCTGATCAAATCCTCCGGCATGGAGCTATCGCGCATTGCACATCATGCCGTTTCCAAAGATCTGCTGGACTGGGCTGATAAACATGGTATGCTGATCATTACAGAAGCCGGCAACTGGCAACTCTCCCCGAAACAAATGGCCGATCCCCTGATCCGGGAAAAGTTCAGGTCTCAAATGAAAGAAATGGTGGAAAGGGATTGGAATCATCCTTCCGTGATCGCGTATTCATTAGGTAATGAATTCTATTCTCACCGTGCGGAAGGACAGGCATGGGTAAGAGACATGGCCCAGTTTGCGAGAGAGCTGGATGCTACCCGGCTGATCACTTTTGCAAGTAATATTGTTTTCAGGGATTACATTAAAAAACCGGAAGATGAGGCCTCTCAATATGTTGATTTCGTGAGTGCGAATGTATATGCCAAACATGCAGAATGGGTGGCGCGCATTCATGAACTATATCCTTCCAAACCGGTATACATCAGTGAATTTGGCATCATGGCCACCGTCAACAAAACGGAACAGGACAGGATCAAATACCTGCAGGATGCTATCGCCGTTTTCCGGAAAGCAGATTATGTAGTGGGCGCTTCCATCTGGACGTATAACGATTATCTCAGCCGGTACCCACAGACCAATCCGGATGGATACAGGTCCTGGGGTATTGTTACGCCAGACAGGCAATTACGGGAATCCTATAACATCATACAGAAAGAATTCTCTCCGGCATTAATAGAAATAGTCAGTAACCTGGGCGGTAAACTAACCGTAAGGATTAAGTCGAGAGCAGATTTCCCTGCTTATACGCTGAAGGGATATAAAGTAAAACATGGGGATCAGACACTTAACCTCCCGGTTATGCAACCCGGTGATACGCAGACATTAACTTTTAATACGGGGAATGGCCCGGTGGAGTTGATCAAACCGGGTGATTTTGTGATCCTGCGGCAGAAGTTATAA
- a CDS encoding glycoside hydrolase family 16 protein, whose amino-acid sequence MRKTVHAIALFLLFALQSQAQAPSGYTLTWSDEFNTSTLDTTMWKYRIGSSGTSYQRSENVAQDSGKIRIDLKKESFMGKEFTGGGIITKTPRRYGYYEVSVKIDGGYGWHEAFWTSWLSGFDDPNAGSSQTMNRIEIDCFEHYPDYAANYYTYGTIQWYPIQGNANRDYRTVTENLTTSYNTFGFEYTPDYLNYFYNGTLVKTIDTRALPTHDLYLWLSGIATKPNATDSGAVFFDYLRCYEISPANYNTRKTAFIAYLDSLKLPVQSTGHDLWIEAEDFKDPKNWTKEFDENATVLKGFTSRVAGRDSSELTATTTIRIDSAGTYKLWVRARDFAIGPGTRKFKVFVNGQLVAGEFGTHGINGYAWQNGGTFYLPKGNVTIKIFDSSQNFARCDKLLLTTDTAFVPVGSGGNSNVLHVEPLLDFPPFIAGNIVVTRIGDGTAALVTGNAHPVFLDEYTPAGVLVRSIPMPVAAIGLNKKLTLAVSATNHTEGYLSRSPDGRFLALAGYDAAPGLASVSTSTLNRVIGIVNAAGTINTTTSLNTFSGVVVRSAVTSNGTDIWTTGGNNGIRYTTLGSAASVALATQTGRCLQIFDNQLYTSTTATNYRIAKIGTGLPKTAGQILTNLPGFATASGSPYGIYFADLSTSVAGLDVMYVAEEGTNALSKYSLVSGSWVLNGKIGSIADTYRGLTGEQSDGHVVLYATRKNSEIVAVLDTTGYNASFAGMPVTLLATTPTNTLIRGIALAPDTSAALMHSGLAVAAEPARAVSSASLQVIPQSDRQTLQVIIQAKEKMQGFLQIVNIGSGKIVHAQAITAEKGRSNYTVRIKDRTAGLYIASYQTGAEKLDCKFFKQ is encoded by the coding sequence ATGAGAAAAACTGTACACGCAATCGCGCTGTTCCTCCTTTTTGCATTGCAAAGCCAGGCGCAGGCTCCTTCAGGTTATACACTCACCTGGTCAGATGAATTCAATACCTCCACGCTTGATACCACGATGTGGAAATACCGCATCGGGTCCAGCGGCACCAGTTATCAGCGATCTGAGAATGTAGCGCAGGACAGTGGAAAGATCAGGATCGATCTGAAAAAAGAATCTTTCATGGGGAAGGAATTCACCGGCGGTGGTATCATCACCAAAACTCCCCGCAGGTATGGATACTACGAAGTAAGTGTAAAAATAGACGGCGGTTACGGATGGCATGAGGCCTTCTGGACTTCCTGGCTGAGTGGTTTCGATGATCCCAATGCCGGTAGCAGCCAGACGATGAACAGGATAGAAATAGATTGCTTTGAGCACTATCCTGATTACGCGGCTAATTATTACACCTATGGCACTATCCAGTGGTATCCCATACAAGGCAATGCCAACAGGGATTACAGAACGGTTACGGAAAACCTTACTACCTCCTACAATACCTTCGGTTTTGAATATACGCCGGACTATCTCAACTACTTCTATAACGGCACACTGGTTAAAACGATAGACACAAGGGCCTTGCCCACACATGATCTCTATCTCTGGTTATCCGGTATTGCCACCAAACCCAATGCTACAGATTCTGGTGCTGTGTTCTTTGATTACCTGCGTTGCTATGAAATATCTCCTGCCAATTACAACACACGTAAAACTGCTTTCATCGCTTACCTGGATTCTCTGAAACTTCCTGTTCAATCAACAGGTCATGATCTCTGGATAGAAGCAGAAGATTTTAAAGACCCGAAGAACTGGACAAAAGAATTCGATGAAAATGCCACCGTACTGAAGGGTTTCACATCCCGCGTGGCGGGAAGGGATAGCAGTGAACTTACTGCTACTACCACTATCCGCATAGATTCCGCAGGTACTTATAAGTTATGGGTGAGGGCCAGGGATTTTGCTATCGGCCCCGGCACCAGGAAATTCAAAGTGTTTGTGAACGGGCAATTAGTAGCCGGAGAATTTGGTACGCATGGCATCAATGGCTACGCCTGGCAGAACGGCGGTACGTTCTATCTCCCGAAAGGAAATGTTACGATCAAAATATTTGACAGCTCGCAGAACTTTGCCCGCTGCGATAAATTACTGCTGACCACGGATACTGCTTTTGTACCTGTTGGCAGCGGCGGCAATTCGAATGTGCTGCATGTAGAACCTTTGCTGGATTTTCCACCCTTCATTGCGGGAAATATTGTGGTAACGAGGATCGGAGATGGCACGGCTGCTTTGGTGACAGGGAATGCGCATCCTGTTTTCCTCGATGAATATACGCCCGCCGGTGTGCTGGTGAGAAGTATCCCCATGCCGGTCGCCGCTATTGGCCTCAATAAAAAACTCACATTGGCCGTATCTGCAACAAATCATACAGAAGGATACCTCAGCCGTTCTCCTGATGGACGTTTTCTTGCACTCGCAGGTTATGATGCCGCTCCGGGACTGGCCAGTGTAAGTACTTCCACCCTGAACAGGGTTATTGGAATTGTCAATGCCGCAGGCACAATTAATACTACCACCAGTTTGAATACTTTCAGCGGTGTGGTGGTAAGGTCTGCCGTAACAAGTAATGGCACAGATATCTGGACAACCGGCGGGAACAATGGGATCAGATATACTACACTTGGCTCCGCTGCTTCCGTTGCCCTGGCTACCCAAACAGGCCGCTGCCTGCAGATCTTCGACAACCAGTTATATACTTCTACCACTGCCACCAATTACCGCATCGCGAAAATAGGAACGGGCCTTCCGAAAACAGCAGGGCAGATATTAACGAACCTTCCGGGATTTGCCACTGCTTCGGGAAGTCCTTATGGCATTTACTTTGCAGACCTTAGTACTTCAGTGGCGGGTTTAGATGTGATGTATGTGGCCGAGGAAGGGACTAATGCATTGTCCAAATACTCATTGGTATCAGGGAGTTGGGTATTGAATGGAAAGATCGGTAGTATTGCGGATACTTACAGGGGGCTTACAGGCGAACAATCCGATGGGCATGTTGTATTATATGCAACCCGTAAGAATAGTGAGATTGTTGCCGTTTTAGACACTACAGGGTATAATGCCAGTTTTGCAGGTATGCCGGTTACCCTGTTAGCTACTACGCCAACTAATACACTTATCAGGGGAATTGCGTTAGCGCCGGACACAAGTGCTGCTTTGATGCATAGCGGGCTGGCTGTTGCTGCTGAGCCTGCAAGGGCTGTTTCATCTGCTTCCTTACAAGTAATACCGCAGAGTGACCGGCAGACTTTGCAGGTGATCATCCAGGCAAAGGAAAAGATGCAGGGCTTCCTCCAGATCGTTAACATTGGAAGCGGGAAGATCGTACACGCGCAGGCAATCACTGCAGAGAAAGGAAGGTCTAACTATACAGTGAGAATTAAAGACCGCACAGCAGGCTTGTACATTGCTTCCTATCAAACGGGAGCAGAGAAGTTAGATTGCAAGTTTTTCAAACAATAG